Proteins found in one Poecilia reticulata strain Guanapo linkage group LG6, Guppy_female_1.0+MT, whole genome shotgun sequence genomic segment:
- the agbl2 gene encoding cytosolic carboxypeptidase 2 isoform X3 yields MPTESQTKRTPAAAGAVIRSLWKTCKTLGPDESNSEETEDELAERRQSVCMNLSQTLRTTQLLLNFHGGQPVFLLRPPSDLVNFPRPRWPVECEVISDSIQHIEWEPPEPEPFYKPAHRESLLPAADGPGNVVYCSDFAAKHLYFTCSRVGGSRGSTSCAKFLVTPPDISLEFESRFESGNLQKAVQVGAFDYELTLRTDMYTEKHTQWFYFRVRNMKAKMIYRFTITNLMKASSLYSLGMRPLLYSETAAEKNGVGWHRVGSNIRYYQNCSEDPNENNDTGDRLYSLTWTVRFQYDSDTCYLAHCYPYTYSRLQSYLKQIISNPAVASYCEVRTLCQSLAGNAVYVITITSRGSSPVEVRNKKAVVVTARVHPGETNGSWMMEGFLDFLLGDSDDAQVLRDNFVFKVVPMLNPDGVVVGNYRCSLAGRDLNRNYKTLLKDSFPCVWHTRNMVERLMAETEVVLYCDFHGHNRKNNVFMYGCDSHSKLYKFQERVFPLMMSKNASNKFSYKSCRFKVQKSKEGTGRIVMWRLGIKNSFTLEATFGGSTLDDRKGTHFTTGDLKSMGFYFCDTLLDFCDPDQTKVAHCLVEASTLLKKEDRKKMSKNLETDGSFSMSDLETSTSGSNSSDSDGLPVHLLHQHRILEKTHFKKKKKKFKTRKERDRLQPSSARSRSLTKIPEESCLSPEKVDEVRSQEKPVGGQKRGKQNDQKGKCVLSSLANHSEEFSQEDSQDNDCISCMQHKLKHLYETTAYMAPPLGDEAGSNRYSRPPLSLKDPAPHPVLMQPPRCTPHLSSQQGSTVFVAPCRFPQSGFVRIVPPIPPSASASRNCQFFKDKHVQWISGNFPSKSFSASVTEITRARHRKGTQKHSSEVDTSSFTPLMDQTQGVSQHGQPLERK; encoded by the exons ATGCCTACCGAG tctCAGACAAAGAGAACACCAGCCGCCGCAGGCGCCGTCATCAGGAGTTTATGGAAAACCTGCAAGACGTTGGGTCCTGACGAATCCAACTCAGAGGAAACTGAGGACGAATTAGCGGAGAGGAGGCAGT CAGTATGCATGAATCTGAGTCAGACTCTAAGGACAACGCAGCTGCTCTTAAACTTCCATGGTGGTCAGCCGGTTTTCCTTCTAAGGCCACCGTCTGATCTGGTTAACTTCCCTCGCCCCCGATGGCCAGTAGAGTGTGAAGTCATCAGCGACAGCATCCAGCACATAG aatgggAGCCACCAGAGCCAGAGCCCTTTTATAAGCCCGCACACAGGGAGTCCCTCCTTCCAGCTGCTGATGGGCCAGGGAATGTCGTGTACTGCTCGGACTTTG CCGCAAAGCATTTATATTTCACCTGCTCTCGTGTTGGAGGAAGCAGGGGCTCCACCAGTTGTGCCAAGTTTCTTGTCACACCCCCAGATATTAGTCTTGAATTTGAATCGCGCTTCGAAAGTGGCAACCTTCAGAAGGCCGTCCAAGT GGGCGCCTTCGACTATGAGCTCACGCTGCGTACAGACATGTACACTGAGAAGCACACGCAGTGGTTTTACTTCAGGGTGAGGAACATGAAGGCTAAAATGATTTACCGCTTCACCATAACCAACCTGATGAAGGCGAGCAGCCTGTATTCCCTCGGCATGAGGCCGCTCCTGTACTCCGAGACGGCGGCGGAGAAAAATGGAGTTGGCTGGCATCGAGTAGGGTCCAACATCAGATACTACCAGAACTGCAGCGAG GATCCAAACGAGAACAATGACACCGGCGACCGCCTCTACTCGCTCACCTGGACTGTCCGGTTCCAATATGACTCAGACACGTGCTACCTGGCCCACTGCTACCCCTACACGTATTCACGGCTGCAGTCCTACCTGAAGCAGATAATCTCCAATCCAGCAGTAGCGTCGTACTGCGAAGTGCGGACGCTGTGCCAAAGTCTCGCAGGGAACGCCGTCTATGTTATTACCATCACATCCAGAGGGAGCAGCCCGGTCGAGGTGAGAAACAAGAAGGCTGTGGTGGTGACAGCGCGAGTCCATCCAGGGGAAACCAACGGATCCTGGATGATGGAGGGATTTTTAGACTTTCTGCTCGGAGACTCAGATGACGCTCAGGTTCTCAGGGATAACTTTGTTTTCAAG GTTGTACCAATGTTGAACCCAGATGGTGTTGTGGTGGGAAACTACAGGTGCTCACTGGCAGGCAGAGACCTCAACAGAAACTATAAAACGCTGCTGAAGGATTCTTTTCCATGTGTTTGGCACACCAGGAACATGGTCGAAAG ACTTATGGCTGAAACAGAAGTGGTTCTTTACTGTGATTTTCACGGCCACAACCGCAAAAACAATGTGTTCATGTATGGATGTGACAGCCACAGCAAGCTGTACAAGTTTCAAGAGAGGGTCTTTCCGCTAATGATGAGCAAGAATGCAAGCAATAAG TTCTCCTACAAGAGCTGTAGGTTCAAGGTGCAGAAGAGCAAGGAGGGAACAGGGCGGATCGTCATGTGGAGACTGGGCATCAAGAACAGCTTCACCCTGGAGGCCACCTTCGGAGGATCCACTCTGG ATGACAGAAAAGGGACCCACTTTACTACTGGAGATTTGAAGTCGATGGGCTTTTACTTCTGTGACACCCTGCTGGACTTCTGCGACCCTGATCAAACAAAG GTGGCTCACTGTTTAGTAGAGGCATCAACCTTATTGAAAAAGGAGGACAGGAAGAAAATGAGCAAGAATCTGGAAACTGATGGTAGCTTTTCAATGTCTGACCTGGAAACCAG CACGAGTGGCTCCAATAGTTCAGATTCAGACGGACTTCCAGTTCATTTACTGCACCAGCACAGAATTCTAGAG aaaactcattttaagaagaaaaagaaaaaatttaaaactcgTAAGGAAAGAGACCGACTCCAGCCAAGCAGTGCGAGGAGTAGGTCACTGACAAAGATTCCGGAG GAGTCCTGTCTTTCTCCTGAAAAGGTGGATGAAGTAAGAAGCCAAGAGAAACCTGTTGGAGGACAAAAGAGAGGAAAG CAGAATGACCAGAAGGGAAAATGTGTACTCTCATCTCTAGCCAATCATTCTGAAGAATTCAGCCAG GAGGACAGTCAGGACAATGACTGCATCTCATGCATGCAACACAAATTGAAGCATCTGTATGAAACCACGGCGTACATGGCACCTCCATTAG GTGATGAAGCGGGTAGCAATAGATACAGCCGCCCCCCTCTCTCCCTGAAGGACCCTGCGCCACATCCTGTTCTCATGCAGCCCCCGCGCTGTACGCCACATTTGTCTTCTCAACAAG GGTCAACTGTCTTTGTAGCTCCATGCAG GTTTCCCCAATCTGGGTTTGTCAGAATTGTTCCGCCCATTCCTCCATCCGCTTCCGCATCCAGGAATTGCCAATTTTTCAAAGACAAACATGTACAGTGGATCTCTGGTAATTTTCCATCTAAGAGTTTCTCTGCATCGGTCACAGAAATAACCAGAGCCCGCCATAGAAAAGGGACCCAAAAGCATTCATCTGAAG TGGATACATCTTCGTTTACACCTCTCATGGATCAAACCCAAGGGGTCTCGCAACACGGGCAACCCCTTGAGAGAAAGTGA
- the agbl2 gene encoding cytosolic carboxypeptidase 2 isoform X2: MPTESQTKRTPAAAGAVIRSLWKTCKTLGPDESNSEETEDELAERRQCKQPSVCMNLSQTLRTTQLLLNFHGGQPVFLLRPPSDLVNFPRPRWPVECEVISDSIQHIEWEPPEPEPFYKPAHRESLLPAADGPGNVVYCSDFAAKHLYFTCSRVGGSRGSTSCAKFLVTPPDISLEFESRFESGNLQKAVQVGAFDYELTLRTDMYTEKHTQWFYFRVRNMKAKMIYRFTITNLMKASSLYSLGMRPLLYSETAAEKNGVGWHRVGSNIRYYQNCSEDPNENNDTGDRLYSLTWTVRFQYDSDTCYLAHCYPYTYSRLQSYLKQIISNPAVASYCEVRTLCQSLAGNAVYVITITSRGSSPVEVRNKKAVVVTARVHPGETNGSWMMEGFLDFLLGDSDDAQVLRDNFVFKVVPMLNPDGVVVGNYRCSLAGRDLNRNYKTLLKDSFPCVWHTRNMVERLMAETEVVLYCDFHGHNRKNNVFMYGCDSHSKLYKFQERVFPLMMSKNASNKFSYKSCRFKVQKSKEGTGRIVMWRLGIKNSFTLEATFGGSTLDDRKGTHFTTGDLKSMGFYFCDTLLDFCDPDQTKVAHCLVEASTLLKKEDRKKMSKNLETDGSFSMSDLETSTSGSNSSDSDGLPVHLLHQHRILEKTHFKKKKKKFKTRKERDRLQPSSARSRSLTKIPEESCLSPEKVDEVRSQEKPVGGQKRGKNDQKGKCVLSSLANHSEEFSQEDSQDNDCISCMQHKLKHLYETTAYMAPPLGDEAGSNRYSRPPLSLKDPAPHPVLMQPPRCTPHLSSQQGSTVFVAPCRFPQSGFVRIVPPIPPSASASRNCQFFKDKHVQWISGNFPSKSFSASVTEITRARHRKGTQKHSSEVDTSSFTPLMDQTQGVSQHGQPLERK; this comes from the exons ATGCCTACCGAG tctCAGACAAAGAGAACACCAGCCGCCGCAGGCGCCGTCATCAGGAGTTTATGGAAAACCTGCAAGACGTTGGGTCCTGACGAATCCAACTCAGAGGAAACTGAGGACGAATTAGCGGAGAGGAGGCAGTGTAAGCAACCTT CAGTATGCATGAATCTGAGTCAGACTCTAAGGACAACGCAGCTGCTCTTAAACTTCCATGGTGGTCAGCCGGTTTTCCTTCTAAGGCCACCGTCTGATCTGGTTAACTTCCCTCGCCCCCGATGGCCAGTAGAGTGTGAAGTCATCAGCGACAGCATCCAGCACATAG aatgggAGCCACCAGAGCCAGAGCCCTTTTATAAGCCCGCACACAGGGAGTCCCTCCTTCCAGCTGCTGATGGGCCAGGGAATGTCGTGTACTGCTCGGACTTTG CCGCAAAGCATTTATATTTCACCTGCTCTCGTGTTGGAGGAAGCAGGGGCTCCACCAGTTGTGCCAAGTTTCTTGTCACACCCCCAGATATTAGTCTTGAATTTGAATCGCGCTTCGAAAGTGGCAACCTTCAGAAGGCCGTCCAAGT GGGCGCCTTCGACTATGAGCTCACGCTGCGTACAGACATGTACACTGAGAAGCACACGCAGTGGTTTTACTTCAGGGTGAGGAACATGAAGGCTAAAATGATTTACCGCTTCACCATAACCAACCTGATGAAGGCGAGCAGCCTGTATTCCCTCGGCATGAGGCCGCTCCTGTACTCCGAGACGGCGGCGGAGAAAAATGGAGTTGGCTGGCATCGAGTAGGGTCCAACATCAGATACTACCAGAACTGCAGCGAG GATCCAAACGAGAACAATGACACCGGCGACCGCCTCTACTCGCTCACCTGGACTGTCCGGTTCCAATATGACTCAGACACGTGCTACCTGGCCCACTGCTACCCCTACACGTATTCACGGCTGCAGTCCTACCTGAAGCAGATAATCTCCAATCCAGCAGTAGCGTCGTACTGCGAAGTGCGGACGCTGTGCCAAAGTCTCGCAGGGAACGCCGTCTATGTTATTACCATCACATCCAGAGGGAGCAGCCCGGTCGAGGTGAGAAACAAGAAGGCTGTGGTGGTGACAGCGCGAGTCCATCCAGGGGAAACCAACGGATCCTGGATGATGGAGGGATTTTTAGACTTTCTGCTCGGAGACTCAGATGACGCTCAGGTTCTCAGGGATAACTTTGTTTTCAAG GTTGTACCAATGTTGAACCCAGATGGTGTTGTGGTGGGAAACTACAGGTGCTCACTGGCAGGCAGAGACCTCAACAGAAACTATAAAACGCTGCTGAAGGATTCTTTTCCATGTGTTTGGCACACCAGGAACATGGTCGAAAG ACTTATGGCTGAAACAGAAGTGGTTCTTTACTGTGATTTTCACGGCCACAACCGCAAAAACAATGTGTTCATGTATGGATGTGACAGCCACAGCAAGCTGTACAAGTTTCAAGAGAGGGTCTTTCCGCTAATGATGAGCAAGAATGCAAGCAATAAG TTCTCCTACAAGAGCTGTAGGTTCAAGGTGCAGAAGAGCAAGGAGGGAACAGGGCGGATCGTCATGTGGAGACTGGGCATCAAGAACAGCTTCACCCTGGAGGCCACCTTCGGAGGATCCACTCTGG ATGACAGAAAAGGGACCCACTTTACTACTGGAGATTTGAAGTCGATGGGCTTTTACTTCTGTGACACCCTGCTGGACTTCTGCGACCCTGATCAAACAAAG GTGGCTCACTGTTTAGTAGAGGCATCAACCTTATTGAAAAAGGAGGACAGGAAGAAAATGAGCAAGAATCTGGAAACTGATGGTAGCTTTTCAATGTCTGACCTGGAAACCAG CACGAGTGGCTCCAATAGTTCAGATTCAGACGGACTTCCAGTTCATTTACTGCACCAGCACAGAATTCTAGAG aaaactcattttaagaagaaaaagaaaaaatttaaaactcgTAAGGAAAGAGACCGACTCCAGCCAAGCAGTGCGAGGAGTAGGTCACTGACAAAGATTCCGGAG GAGTCCTGTCTTTCTCCTGAAAAGGTGGATGAAGTAAGAAGCCAAGAGAAACCTGTTGGAGGACAAAAGAGAGGAAAG AATGACCAGAAGGGAAAATGTGTACTCTCATCTCTAGCCAATCATTCTGAAGAATTCAGCCAG GAGGACAGTCAGGACAATGACTGCATCTCATGCATGCAACACAAATTGAAGCATCTGTATGAAACCACGGCGTACATGGCACCTCCATTAG GTGATGAAGCGGGTAGCAATAGATACAGCCGCCCCCCTCTCTCCCTGAAGGACCCTGCGCCACATCCTGTTCTCATGCAGCCCCCGCGCTGTACGCCACATTTGTCTTCTCAACAAG GGTCAACTGTCTTTGTAGCTCCATGCAG GTTTCCCCAATCTGGGTTTGTCAGAATTGTTCCGCCCATTCCTCCATCCGCTTCCGCATCCAGGAATTGCCAATTTTTCAAAGACAAACATGTACAGTGGATCTCTGGTAATTTTCCATCTAAGAGTTTCTCTGCATCGGTCACAGAAATAACCAGAGCCCGCCATAGAAAAGGGACCCAAAAGCATTCATCTGAAG TGGATACATCTTCGTTTACACCTCTCATGGATCAAACCCAAGGGGTCTCGCAACACGGGCAACCCCTTGAGAGAAAGTGA
- the agbl2 gene encoding cytosolic carboxypeptidase 2 isoform X1, producing MPTESQTKRTPAAAGAVIRSLWKTCKTLGPDESNSEETEDELAERRQCKQPSVCMNLSQTLRTTQLLLNFHGGQPVFLLRPPSDLVNFPRPRWPVECEVISDSIQHIEWEPPEPEPFYKPAHRESLLPAADGPGNVVYCSDFAAKHLYFTCSRVGGSRGSTSCAKFLVTPPDISLEFESRFESGNLQKAVQVGAFDYELTLRTDMYTEKHTQWFYFRVRNMKAKMIYRFTITNLMKASSLYSLGMRPLLYSETAAEKNGVGWHRVGSNIRYYQNCSEDPNENNDTGDRLYSLTWTVRFQYDSDTCYLAHCYPYTYSRLQSYLKQIISNPAVASYCEVRTLCQSLAGNAVYVITITSRGSSPVEVRNKKAVVVTARVHPGETNGSWMMEGFLDFLLGDSDDAQVLRDNFVFKVVPMLNPDGVVVGNYRCSLAGRDLNRNYKTLLKDSFPCVWHTRNMVERLMAETEVVLYCDFHGHNRKNNVFMYGCDSHSKLYKFQERVFPLMMSKNASNKFSYKSCRFKVQKSKEGTGRIVMWRLGIKNSFTLEATFGGSTLDDRKGTHFTTGDLKSMGFYFCDTLLDFCDPDQTKVAHCLVEASTLLKKEDRKKMSKNLETDGSFSMSDLETSTSGSNSSDSDGLPVHLLHQHRILEKTHFKKKKKKFKTRKERDRLQPSSARSRSLTKIPEESCLSPEKVDEVRSQEKPVGGQKRGKQNDQKGKCVLSSLANHSEEFSQEDSQDNDCISCMQHKLKHLYETTAYMAPPLGDEAGSNRYSRPPLSLKDPAPHPVLMQPPRCTPHLSSQQGSTVFVAPCRFPQSGFVRIVPPIPPSASASRNCQFFKDKHVQWISGNFPSKSFSASVTEITRARHRKGTQKHSSEVDTSSFTPLMDQTQGVSQHGQPLERK from the exons ATGCCTACCGAG tctCAGACAAAGAGAACACCAGCCGCCGCAGGCGCCGTCATCAGGAGTTTATGGAAAACCTGCAAGACGTTGGGTCCTGACGAATCCAACTCAGAGGAAACTGAGGACGAATTAGCGGAGAGGAGGCAGTGTAAGCAACCTT CAGTATGCATGAATCTGAGTCAGACTCTAAGGACAACGCAGCTGCTCTTAAACTTCCATGGTGGTCAGCCGGTTTTCCTTCTAAGGCCACCGTCTGATCTGGTTAACTTCCCTCGCCCCCGATGGCCAGTAGAGTGTGAAGTCATCAGCGACAGCATCCAGCACATAG aatgggAGCCACCAGAGCCAGAGCCCTTTTATAAGCCCGCACACAGGGAGTCCCTCCTTCCAGCTGCTGATGGGCCAGGGAATGTCGTGTACTGCTCGGACTTTG CCGCAAAGCATTTATATTTCACCTGCTCTCGTGTTGGAGGAAGCAGGGGCTCCACCAGTTGTGCCAAGTTTCTTGTCACACCCCCAGATATTAGTCTTGAATTTGAATCGCGCTTCGAAAGTGGCAACCTTCAGAAGGCCGTCCAAGT GGGCGCCTTCGACTATGAGCTCACGCTGCGTACAGACATGTACACTGAGAAGCACACGCAGTGGTTTTACTTCAGGGTGAGGAACATGAAGGCTAAAATGATTTACCGCTTCACCATAACCAACCTGATGAAGGCGAGCAGCCTGTATTCCCTCGGCATGAGGCCGCTCCTGTACTCCGAGACGGCGGCGGAGAAAAATGGAGTTGGCTGGCATCGAGTAGGGTCCAACATCAGATACTACCAGAACTGCAGCGAG GATCCAAACGAGAACAATGACACCGGCGACCGCCTCTACTCGCTCACCTGGACTGTCCGGTTCCAATATGACTCAGACACGTGCTACCTGGCCCACTGCTACCCCTACACGTATTCACGGCTGCAGTCCTACCTGAAGCAGATAATCTCCAATCCAGCAGTAGCGTCGTACTGCGAAGTGCGGACGCTGTGCCAAAGTCTCGCAGGGAACGCCGTCTATGTTATTACCATCACATCCAGAGGGAGCAGCCCGGTCGAGGTGAGAAACAAGAAGGCTGTGGTGGTGACAGCGCGAGTCCATCCAGGGGAAACCAACGGATCCTGGATGATGGAGGGATTTTTAGACTTTCTGCTCGGAGACTCAGATGACGCTCAGGTTCTCAGGGATAACTTTGTTTTCAAG GTTGTACCAATGTTGAACCCAGATGGTGTTGTGGTGGGAAACTACAGGTGCTCACTGGCAGGCAGAGACCTCAACAGAAACTATAAAACGCTGCTGAAGGATTCTTTTCCATGTGTTTGGCACACCAGGAACATGGTCGAAAG ACTTATGGCTGAAACAGAAGTGGTTCTTTACTGTGATTTTCACGGCCACAACCGCAAAAACAATGTGTTCATGTATGGATGTGACAGCCACAGCAAGCTGTACAAGTTTCAAGAGAGGGTCTTTCCGCTAATGATGAGCAAGAATGCAAGCAATAAG TTCTCCTACAAGAGCTGTAGGTTCAAGGTGCAGAAGAGCAAGGAGGGAACAGGGCGGATCGTCATGTGGAGACTGGGCATCAAGAACAGCTTCACCCTGGAGGCCACCTTCGGAGGATCCACTCTGG ATGACAGAAAAGGGACCCACTTTACTACTGGAGATTTGAAGTCGATGGGCTTTTACTTCTGTGACACCCTGCTGGACTTCTGCGACCCTGATCAAACAAAG GTGGCTCACTGTTTAGTAGAGGCATCAACCTTATTGAAAAAGGAGGACAGGAAGAAAATGAGCAAGAATCTGGAAACTGATGGTAGCTTTTCAATGTCTGACCTGGAAACCAG CACGAGTGGCTCCAATAGTTCAGATTCAGACGGACTTCCAGTTCATTTACTGCACCAGCACAGAATTCTAGAG aaaactcattttaagaagaaaaagaaaaaatttaaaactcgTAAGGAAAGAGACCGACTCCAGCCAAGCAGTGCGAGGAGTAGGTCACTGACAAAGATTCCGGAG GAGTCCTGTCTTTCTCCTGAAAAGGTGGATGAAGTAAGAAGCCAAGAGAAACCTGTTGGAGGACAAAAGAGAGGAAAG CAGAATGACCAGAAGGGAAAATGTGTACTCTCATCTCTAGCCAATCATTCTGAAGAATTCAGCCAG GAGGACAGTCAGGACAATGACTGCATCTCATGCATGCAACACAAATTGAAGCATCTGTATGAAACCACGGCGTACATGGCACCTCCATTAG GTGATGAAGCGGGTAGCAATAGATACAGCCGCCCCCCTCTCTCCCTGAAGGACCCTGCGCCACATCCTGTTCTCATGCAGCCCCCGCGCTGTACGCCACATTTGTCTTCTCAACAAG GGTCAACTGTCTTTGTAGCTCCATGCAG GTTTCCCCAATCTGGGTTTGTCAGAATTGTTCCGCCCATTCCTCCATCCGCTTCCGCATCCAGGAATTGCCAATTTTTCAAAGACAAACATGTACAGTGGATCTCTGGTAATTTTCCATCTAAGAGTTTCTCTGCATCGGTCACAGAAATAACCAGAGCCCGCCATAGAAAAGGGACCCAAAAGCATTCATCTGAAG TGGATACATCTTCGTTTACACCTCTCATGGATCAAACCCAAGGGGTCTCGCAACACGGGCAACCCCTTGAGAGAAAGTGA
- the agbl2 gene encoding cytosolic carboxypeptidase 2 isoform X4, whose protein sequence is MPTESQTKRTPAAAGAVIRSLWKTCKTLGPDESNSEETEDELAERRQLCMNLSQTLRTTQLLLNFHGGQPVFLLRPPSDLVNFPRPRWPVECEVISDSIQHIEWEPPEPEPFYKPAHRESLLPAADGPGNVVYCSDFAAKHLYFTCSRVGGSRGSTSCAKFLVTPPDISLEFESRFESGNLQKAVQVGAFDYELTLRTDMYTEKHTQWFYFRVRNMKAKMIYRFTITNLMKASSLYSLGMRPLLYSETAAEKNGVGWHRVGSNIRYYQNCSEDPNENNDTGDRLYSLTWTVRFQYDSDTCYLAHCYPYTYSRLQSYLKQIISNPAVASYCEVRTLCQSLAGNAVYVITITSRGSSPVEVRNKKAVVVTARVHPGETNGSWMMEGFLDFLLGDSDDAQVLRDNFVFKVVPMLNPDGVVVGNYRCSLAGRDLNRNYKTLLKDSFPCVWHTRNMVERLMAETEVVLYCDFHGHNRKNNVFMYGCDSHSKLYKFQERVFPLMMSKNASNKFSYKSCRFKVQKSKEGTGRIVMWRLGIKNSFTLEATFGGSTLDDRKGTHFTTGDLKSMGFYFCDTLLDFCDPDQTKVAHCLVEASTLLKKEDRKKMSKNLETDGSFSMSDLETSTSGSNSSDSDGLPVHLLHQHRILEKTHFKKKKKKFKTRKERDRLQPSSARSRSLTKIPEESCLSPEKVDEVRSQEKPVGGQKRGKQNDQKGKCVLSSLANHSEEFSQEDSQDNDCISCMQHKLKHLYETTAYMAPPLGDEAGSNRYSRPPLSLKDPAPHPVLMQPPRCTPHLSSQQGSTVFVAPCRFPQSGFVRIVPPIPPSASASRNCQFFKDKHVQWISGNFPSKSFSASVTEITRARHRKGTQKHSSEVDTSSFTPLMDQTQGVSQHGQPLERK, encoded by the exons ATGCCTACCGAG tctCAGACAAAGAGAACACCAGCCGCCGCAGGCGCCGTCATCAGGAGTTTATGGAAAACCTGCAAGACGTTGGGTCCTGACGAATCCAACTCAGAGGAAACTGAGGACGAATTAGCGGAGAGGAGGCAGT TATGCATGAATCTGAGTCAGACTCTAAGGACAACGCAGCTGCTCTTAAACTTCCATGGTGGTCAGCCGGTTTTCCTTCTAAGGCCACCGTCTGATCTGGTTAACTTCCCTCGCCCCCGATGGCCAGTAGAGTGTGAAGTCATCAGCGACAGCATCCAGCACATAG aatgggAGCCACCAGAGCCAGAGCCCTTTTATAAGCCCGCACACAGGGAGTCCCTCCTTCCAGCTGCTGATGGGCCAGGGAATGTCGTGTACTGCTCGGACTTTG CCGCAAAGCATTTATATTTCACCTGCTCTCGTGTTGGAGGAAGCAGGGGCTCCACCAGTTGTGCCAAGTTTCTTGTCACACCCCCAGATATTAGTCTTGAATTTGAATCGCGCTTCGAAAGTGGCAACCTTCAGAAGGCCGTCCAAGT GGGCGCCTTCGACTATGAGCTCACGCTGCGTACAGACATGTACACTGAGAAGCACACGCAGTGGTTTTACTTCAGGGTGAGGAACATGAAGGCTAAAATGATTTACCGCTTCACCATAACCAACCTGATGAAGGCGAGCAGCCTGTATTCCCTCGGCATGAGGCCGCTCCTGTACTCCGAGACGGCGGCGGAGAAAAATGGAGTTGGCTGGCATCGAGTAGGGTCCAACATCAGATACTACCAGAACTGCAGCGAG GATCCAAACGAGAACAATGACACCGGCGACCGCCTCTACTCGCTCACCTGGACTGTCCGGTTCCAATATGACTCAGACACGTGCTACCTGGCCCACTGCTACCCCTACACGTATTCACGGCTGCAGTCCTACCTGAAGCAGATAATCTCCAATCCAGCAGTAGCGTCGTACTGCGAAGTGCGGACGCTGTGCCAAAGTCTCGCAGGGAACGCCGTCTATGTTATTACCATCACATCCAGAGGGAGCAGCCCGGTCGAGGTGAGAAACAAGAAGGCTGTGGTGGTGACAGCGCGAGTCCATCCAGGGGAAACCAACGGATCCTGGATGATGGAGGGATTTTTAGACTTTCTGCTCGGAGACTCAGATGACGCTCAGGTTCTCAGGGATAACTTTGTTTTCAAG GTTGTACCAATGTTGAACCCAGATGGTGTTGTGGTGGGAAACTACAGGTGCTCACTGGCAGGCAGAGACCTCAACAGAAACTATAAAACGCTGCTGAAGGATTCTTTTCCATGTGTTTGGCACACCAGGAACATGGTCGAAAG ACTTATGGCTGAAACAGAAGTGGTTCTTTACTGTGATTTTCACGGCCACAACCGCAAAAACAATGTGTTCATGTATGGATGTGACAGCCACAGCAAGCTGTACAAGTTTCAAGAGAGGGTCTTTCCGCTAATGATGAGCAAGAATGCAAGCAATAAG TTCTCCTACAAGAGCTGTAGGTTCAAGGTGCAGAAGAGCAAGGAGGGAACAGGGCGGATCGTCATGTGGAGACTGGGCATCAAGAACAGCTTCACCCTGGAGGCCACCTTCGGAGGATCCACTCTGG ATGACAGAAAAGGGACCCACTTTACTACTGGAGATTTGAAGTCGATGGGCTTTTACTTCTGTGACACCCTGCTGGACTTCTGCGACCCTGATCAAACAAAG GTGGCTCACTGTTTAGTAGAGGCATCAACCTTATTGAAAAAGGAGGACAGGAAGAAAATGAGCAAGAATCTGGAAACTGATGGTAGCTTTTCAATGTCTGACCTGGAAACCAG CACGAGTGGCTCCAATAGTTCAGATTCAGACGGACTTCCAGTTCATTTACTGCACCAGCACAGAATTCTAGAG aaaactcattttaagaagaaaaagaaaaaatttaaaactcgTAAGGAAAGAGACCGACTCCAGCCAAGCAGTGCGAGGAGTAGGTCACTGACAAAGATTCCGGAG GAGTCCTGTCTTTCTCCTGAAAAGGTGGATGAAGTAAGAAGCCAAGAGAAACCTGTTGGAGGACAAAAGAGAGGAAAG CAGAATGACCAGAAGGGAAAATGTGTACTCTCATCTCTAGCCAATCATTCTGAAGAATTCAGCCAG GAGGACAGTCAGGACAATGACTGCATCTCATGCATGCAACACAAATTGAAGCATCTGTATGAAACCACGGCGTACATGGCACCTCCATTAG GTGATGAAGCGGGTAGCAATAGATACAGCCGCCCCCCTCTCTCCCTGAAGGACCCTGCGCCACATCCTGTTCTCATGCAGCCCCCGCGCTGTACGCCACATTTGTCTTCTCAACAAG GGTCAACTGTCTTTGTAGCTCCATGCAG GTTTCCCCAATCTGGGTTTGTCAGAATTGTTCCGCCCATTCCTCCATCCGCTTCCGCATCCAGGAATTGCCAATTTTTCAAAGACAAACATGTACAGTGGATCTCTGGTAATTTTCCATCTAAGAGTTTCTCTGCATCGGTCACAGAAATAACCAGAGCCCGCCATAGAAAAGGGACCCAAAAGCATTCATCTGAAG TGGATACATCTTCGTTTACACCTCTCATGGATCAAACCCAAGGGGTCTCGCAACACGGGCAACCCCTTGAGAGAAAGTGA